A part of Limibacillus halophilus genomic DNA contains:
- a CDS encoding ABC transporter permease: MSDVAMTKPGHGTPSGLRRRLSRFYRASQALRGLTLASPALFVVVTLLAMPIALLVLYSFWTQNYVDIDTNLTTANYEKIASRTIYLKVFLRSVGISGLVTLLTVLLAYPLAYYVAFDVKRRKVIWLILITLPFWTSYLLRVFAWKIILGYDGVINSGLAWLGVIREPLEFLLYNPTAVIITLAHAWAAFAILPIYVSLEKIDRSYLEAATDLGDGPVARFWRITFPLSLPGVIAASIVIFIPTVGDYVTPTLVGGPSGLMIANLIQTQFSKANDWPLGAALAVASMVTVTLIACAFVLIAKKLTERIG, from the coding sequence ATGAGCGATGTTGCGATGACAAAGCCCGGTCACGGAACGCCAAGCGGCCTTCGTCGGCGTTTGAGCCGTTTCTACCGAGCAAGCCAGGCGCTGCGTGGTTTGACCTTGGCTTCACCGGCCCTCTTCGTCGTCGTAACACTCCTGGCCATGCCTATCGCGCTGCTGGTCCTTTACAGCTTCTGGACTCAGAACTACGTCGATATCGATACCAATCTGACGACGGCAAACTACGAGAAGATTGCTTCCAGAACGATCTATCTGAAGGTTTTTCTGCGTTCGGTGGGAATTTCGGGACTGGTGACGCTGCTCACCGTCCTGTTAGCCTATCCGTTAGCCTACTATGTTGCCTTCGATGTGAAGCGCCGCAAGGTTATCTGGCTGATTCTCATAACCCTGCCTTTTTGGACCAGCTATTTGCTCAGGGTTTTCGCCTGGAAAATTATCCTGGGTTATGACGGGGTCATTAATTCCGGCCTCGCCTGGCTTGGTGTCATACGAGAACCGCTTGAGTTTTTGCTCTACAACCCGACGGCGGTCATCATCACTCTGGCGCACGCCTGGGCTGCCTTCGCCATCCTGCCCATCTACGTATCCCTTGAAAAGATCGACCGTTCTTACCTGGAAGCGGCAACAGACCTCGGTGATGGTCCGGTTGCCCGGTTCTGGCGCATCACCTTTCCGTTGTCGTTGCCCGGTGTGATTGCCGCCTCGATCGTTATCTTCATACCGACAGTCGGCGACTATGTGACCCCGACATTGGTGGGCGGTCCGAGCGGGTTGATGATCGCCAATCTGATTCAGACACAGTTTAGCAAGGCCAACGACTGGCCCTTGGGCGCAGCTTTGGCGGTTGCCTCGATGGTGACCGTGACCTTGATAGCCTGCGCCTTCGTATTGATTGCCAAGAAGCTGACGGAGCGCATCGGATGA
- a CDS encoding ABC transporter permease: MSVTTFEKAGRRWRGGYAFFYLGFLYVPVLFLPLFSLNDSIYIALPLKDLTFKWYATLWTNEQMHAALGNSLKVAVTAAVLSTALAMFAARAFTRYSFRGQRPVLGLVMLPMVMPEIIVGVSLLVLFSQVGIGLGLHSVAVGHTLICLPFAVAVLMSRLEGFDKSLEEASQDLGETGWMTFWRVTFPLVMPGIVASLLLTFTISFDEFIIAFFLSSTEGTLPVFIWSQLRFPNKLPGTLALGALILLSSFFVVALAEWVRRRGSGIGGQTPL; the protein is encoded by the coding sequence ATGAGTGTCACGACTTTCGAGAAAGCAGGACGGCGTTGGCGTGGCGGTTATGCCTTTTTCTATCTGGGCTTTCTCTATGTCCCGGTGCTGTTTCTGCCGCTCTTTTCGTTGAACGACTCCATTTACATAGCCCTGCCGCTTAAGGACCTGACGTTCAAGTGGTACGCAACGCTTTGGACGAATGAACAGATGCATGCAGCGCTTGGGAACTCATTGAAGGTCGCCGTTACCGCTGCCGTGCTTTCGACGGCCCTGGCCATGTTCGCGGCCCGCGCATTCACCCGCTACAGTTTTCGAGGCCAGCGGCCGGTTCTGGGCTTGGTCATGCTGCCAATGGTCATGCCGGAGATTATCGTCGGGGTTTCACTGCTGGTGCTGTTTTCGCAGGTCGGGATCGGGCTGGGCCTGCATTCGGTGGCGGTGGGTCACACGCTCATCTGCCTGCCTTTTGCGGTTGCCGTATTGATGTCCCGGCTCGAAGGGTTCGACAAAAGCTTGGAAGAAGCCTCCCAGGACTTGGGTGAGACCGGTTGGATGACTTTCTGGCGGGTAACCTTCCCCCTGGTCATGCCCGGTATCGTCGCCAGCCTGCTTTTGACCTTCACGATATCTTTCGATGAATTCATCATAGCCTTCTTCCTTTCTTCAACCGAAGGCACCTTGCCAGTGTTCATCTGGAGCCAGCTTCGCTTCCCGAATAAGCTGCCGGGTACTCTGGCGCTAGGCGCCTTGATCCTCCTCTCCTCATTCTTTGTCGTGGCGCTTGCGGAGTGGGTGCGCCGTCGCGGCAGTGGCATCGGAGGCCAGACACCCCTATGA
- a CDS encoding TetR family transcriptional regulator C-terminal domain-containing protein — translation MHQRNAGTAPTRRAERKEATRQQLIAATIDCIAASGFAETTLSKVSERAKVSRGLVNFHFESKDQLLIETLRHLTQEYLTFWRRAVEKPEYSPAQRLVALIQADFHPQVCNRKKIAVWYAFWGEAKSRPIYMAISAKADGAFAQMLESLCTQIVLEGKYDVDPDLAARGLRSLIDGQWLELLLSPASFDRERSKRLCRLFAHQLFPKHIDRPSAEPGATSTDDDSDRLQTEGDG, via the coding sequence ATGCATCAGAGAAACGCGGGCACAGCGCCGACCAGACGGGCCGAACGCAAGGAGGCGACGCGGCAACAGTTGATCGCTGCGACGATCGATTGCATAGCGGCCAGCGGTTTTGCGGAAACGACGCTTTCAAAGGTGTCCGAGCGCGCTAAGGTCTCCCGCGGCCTGGTCAACTTTCACTTCGAAAGCAAGGATCAGCTGCTGATCGAAACGCTGCGGCATCTCACTCAGGAATACCTGACCTTCTGGCGAAGGGCCGTCGAGAAACCGGAGTACAGCCCGGCCCAGCGTTTGGTGGCTTTGATCCAGGCGGATTTTCATCCTCAGGTCTGTAATCGCAAAAAAATCGCTGTTTGGTATGCCTTTTGGGGTGAGGCGAAATCGAGGCCCATTTACATGGCAATCAGCGCCAAGGCTGACGGCGCTTTCGCGCAAATGTTGGAGAGCCTTTGTACGCAGATCGTCTTGGAAGGTAAGTATGATGTTGATCCGGACCTCGCCGCCAGGGGATTGCGGTCGCTGATTGACGGACAGTGGCTAGAGCTTCTGCTGTCTCCGGCAAGTTTTGACCGCGAGCGTTCGAAGCGCTTGTGTCGCCTTTTCGCCCATCAACTCTTCCCGAAGCATATCGATCGGCCAAGTGCTGAACCCGGTGCGACCTCCACTGATGATGACAGCGACCGCTTGCAGACAGAGGGCGATGGATGA
- a CDS encoding phytoene desaturase family protein codes for MKQWDAIVVGAGHNGLTAAAYLARAGLSVLVLERRDIVGGAAVSEERHEGFLYSSCSYVCSLLRAEIMRDLELSRFGLRIIPYENSTTLGRDGRYVGFYADHDRTRRSLARLSPRDAEAYETFNRDIYRQCRLIRPLLLKTPPDPTSMKPRDLRRLLDLGRAFGQLGEDGIYQAMQFWTMSCGDFLDRYFESDLLKGSLAGNSIIGTALGPYSPGSAYVLLHHVMGELDGHVGAWGFAVGGMGAISQALAAAAGSHGAEIRTGAEVDQFLIRDGEVQGVVLANGEEIRARHVVSNLDFKRTFLKLVPEKELAPDFLEGVRNFKIRGSSGKLNIALDRLPDFPALRDEPTLKRGGIMISESMEYMERGYDDWKRGAWSKKPFLDIVLPSTLDPTMAPPDQHYMSVFVQYVPAKLADGDWTPEKRDAFGETVLSTIEAHCPGIRESILDCWVRTPWDLENEVGLTEGNIFQGELTLDQLLFNRPLPGYAQYRGPLRGLYMCGSSTHPGGGVMGAPGANAAREVLVDIGRRVV; via the coding sequence ATGAAGCAATGGGACGCCATCGTCGTTGGGGCCGGTCACAATGGTCTTACGGCTGCGGCTTATCTGGCGCGTGCCGGATTGTCGGTTCTAGTGCTTGAACGCCGGGATATTGTCGGCGGCGCAGCGGTTAGTGAGGAACGCCACGAAGGATTCCTCTATTCATCCTGCTCTTATGTTTGCAGCCTTCTACGGGCAGAGATCATGCGCGATCTTGAGCTTTCGCGTTTCGGCTTGCGTATCATTCCCTATGAAAACTCAACAACACTCGGCCGGGATGGCCGCTATGTCGGTTTCTATGCGGACCACGACCGCACGCGGCGCTCCCTGGCACGACTTTCGCCGCGCGACGCGGAGGCATACGAAACCTTTAACCGGGATATTTACCGACAGTGCCGCCTGATCCGCCCTTTGCTGCTGAAGACACCGCCCGACCCGACGTCCATGAAGCCGCGCGATCTCAGGAGACTGCTTGATCTAGGCAGGGCGTTTGGGCAGCTGGGCGAAGATGGCATCTACCAAGCCATGCAATTCTGGACCATGAGTTGCGGCGATTTTTTGGACCGCTACTTCGAGTCCGATCTGCTGAAGGGGAGCCTGGCCGGAAACTCCATCATCGGTACCGCGCTCGGCCCCTATTCGCCCGGCAGTGCCTATGTGTTGCTGCACCACGTGATGGGAGAGTTGGACGGCCATGTTGGGGCCTGGGGCTTTGCGGTCGGTGGAATGGGCGCCATCAGCCAGGCGCTCGCCGCCGCCGCCGGGAGTCACGGCGCGGAGATCCGGACAGGAGCGGAAGTCGATCAATTCTTGATCCGTGACGGCGAGGTTCAAGGCGTGGTCCTTGCCAATGGTGAGGAGATTCGCGCGCGCCACGTTGTCTCAAATCTCGACTTCAAGCGAACCTTCCTGAAGTTGGTGCCTGAAAAGGAGTTGGCACCCGATTTCCTGGAGGGCGTTCGTAACTTCAAGATAAGGGGTTCCAGCGGCAAGCTGAACATAGCGCTCGACCGGCTGCCCGACTTTCCGGCGCTGCGCGACGAACCGACCCTCAAGCGCGGTGGCATCATGATCAGCGAGTCCATGGAGTACATGGAACGCGGATACGACGACTGGAAGCGCGGCGCCTGGTCGAAGAAGCCCTTCCTCGATATCGTTTTGCCTTCCACGCTCGATCCGACCATGGCGCCTCCCGATCAACATTATATGAGCGTCTTCGTGCAGTACGTTCCGGCCAAGCTTGCCGATGGCGACTGGACGCCGGAAAAGCGCGATGCTTTTGGCGAGACGGTGCTGTCCACGATCGAGGCCCATTGTCCCGGCATTCGGGAAAGCATTCTCGATTGTTGGGTGCGCACGCCCTGGGATCTGGAGAATGAGGTCGGCTTGACCGAAGGTAACATCTTTCAGGGCGAACTGACGCTTGACCAACTGCTCTTTAACCGGCCGCTGCCGGGTTATGCGCAATACCGAGGGCCGCTGCGCGGTCTTTATATGTGCGGCTCCAGTACGCACCCGGGCGGCGGTGTCATGGGCGCGCCGGGCGCCAATGCCGCGAGGGAAGTCCTGGTCGATATTGGCCGGAGGGTCGTCTGA
- a CDS encoding phytoene desaturase family protein: MAQYDAIIIGGGINGLVTTGLLQKAGLSTLLLEAGGGFGGLAAQVDAEGQPQAPSLAQSGMISPSVFRSLNLSSQGLSVQPERLDQEFHHPGYDSFRLFAGDADQQQAVMSRFSPRDADRLPVFRARLTRLASALKPFLERTPPRLAEMVLADRLELLRLGVSLKRLGRADLRDFLRIIAMNEADLLEEVFESEAAQSLFAFDGVLGNLFGPRSPNTVFTLLYRWATAFDGASGSPVRPLGGAHALVGALVRQARSLGAVLRSEAEVERVLLVDDRAAAVRLTSGEEVGAPLILSSLHPGRSCLDLLGVEHMDADWVRNLQHARGRGVNAALTLSLAGLPETEGSAAGWLRRRFVFAGGIRALEAAHDSAKYGELPDDPPFEASVSTGEKPGTFRMQVTAQYCPENLKVSSWQQEGEKLQRSILRRLEEAYPGFNACVEGVRMQTPSDLAASYGLPGGHWHHLELGLDQIYLLRPLPGWGQYSTPVEGFFLCGAGCHPGGGLQGAAGANAAHRALLHHKARNKTLRAKGG, encoded by the coding sequence ATGGCGCAATACGACGCAATAATCATCGGTGGCGGCATCAACGGGCTCGTGACCACGGGATTGCTTCAGAAGGCTGGCCTGTCAACGCTTTTGCTGGAGGCGGGCGGTGGTTTTGGCGGGTTAGCCGCACAGGTTGATGCGGAAGGACAACCGCAGGCGCCCAGCCTGGCGCAGAGCGGTATGATTTCGCCCTCGGTTTTCCGGAGTCTGAATCTAAGCAGCCAGGGCCTGAGCGTTCAGCCTGAACGGCTGGATCAGGAATTTCATCATCCAGGCTATGACAGCTTCAGGCTCTTTGCCGGGGACGCGGACCAGCAGCAGGCTGTCATGAGTCGGTTCAGCCCCAGGGACGCGGACAGGTTGCCGGTCTTCAGAGCGCGGCTTACGCGCTTGGCGTCGGCTCTGAAACCCTTTCTGGAGCGGACGCCGCCGCGCTTGGCCGAAATGGTGCTCGCGGATCGCCTGGAGCTTTTGCGCTTGGGGGTTTCCCTGAAGCGCCTTGGCCGGGCCGATCTTCGCGATTTTCTGCGGATCATAGCCATGAATGAGGCAGACTTGCTCGAAGAAGTCTTTGAATCAGAGGCCGCGCAAAGCCTGTTCGCCTTCGATGGCGTCTTGGGAAATCTCTTCGGTCCCCGTTCACCCAACACGGTCTTCACGCTCCTTTACCGTTGGGCGACGGCCTTTGATGGCGCAAGCGGTTCGCCTGTGCGGCCGCTTGGCGGCGCACACGCCTTGGTTGGCGCGCTGGTGCGCCAGGCGCGCAGCTTGGGAGCCGTTCTGAGGTCCGAAGCCGAAGTCGAGCGCGTGTTGCTTGTCGATGATCGTGCTGCCGCGGTTCGTCTGACAAGTGGCGAAGAAGTCGGCGCGCCGCTGATCCTATCGAGCCTGCACCCCGGCCGCTCCTGCCTAGATCTTTTGGGTGTCGAGCATATGGACGCCGATTGGGTCCGCAATCTGCAGCACGCCCGCGGGCGTGGGGTCAATGCGGCGTTGACTCTTTCGCTTGCCGGCCTGCCCGAGACCGAGGGAAGCGCTGCTGGATGGCTGCGCCGCCGCTTTGTGTTTGCCGGCGGTATCCGAGCACTGGAGGCGGCTCACGACAGCGCAAAGTATGGCGAGCTGCCTGATGATCCGCCTTTCGAAGCGAGCGTATCCACAGGCGAGAAACCCGGGACGTTCCGCATGCAGGTGACGGCGCAGTACTGCCCGGAGAACCTCAAGGTATCCAGTTGGCAGCAAGAGGGAGAGAAACTTCAGAGATCGATCCTCCGGCGCCTGGAGGAGGCCTATCCAGGCTTCAATGCCTGTGTCGAAGGCGTCAGGATGCAGACCCCGTCGGATTTGGCTGCGTCCTACGGTTTACCCGGCGGTCACTGGCATCATCTCGAACTGGGGCTCGATCAGATCTATCTTCTGCGACCCCTGCCCGGTTGGGGTCAGTACAGCACGCCAGTCGAAGGGTTTTTTCTCTGCGGGGCCGGTTGCCATCCAGGCGGCGGATTGCAAGGCGCCGCTGGCGCCAACGCAGCCCATCGGGCGCTACTGCACCACAAGGCCCGGAACAAGACACTACGCGCAAAAGGAGGTTGA
- a CDS encoding META domain-containing protein — MPPTWITAASRSLQLLFALRSASHGCRLMLALPLVAVLSGNIASNALAGGDPFEPFLGAWRMAVQPNANSAQGETAANEEPWLQLDTEGAIHGWTGCNRVTGKLRRTHDGMLTAAPLATTRMACFAREGTSEKEFLAALGKMRDLRRVDGRLELLDGAGRVLLAMEPSQVGQANAGTGKNKPFPGRLKCQSCGVPTADP, encoded by the coding sequence ATGCCGCCAACATGGATCACCGCAGCGTCACGAAGCCTGCAACTGCTCTTTGCCCTCCGCTCCGCTTCACATGGATGCCGCTTGATGCTCGCCCTGCCGTTGGTTGCCGTACTCTCCGGCAATATCGCATCAAATGCGCTTGCGGGTGGTGATCCTTTTGAACCCTTTCTCGGCGCTTGGCGCATGGCCGTTCAGCCAAACGCCAACAGCGCCCAAGGAGAGACTGCAGCCAATGAAGAGCCATGGCTGCAACTTGATACCGAAGGCGCTATTCACGGCTGGACGGGGTGCAATCGCGTTACGGGAAAGCTTCGAAGGACGCATGACGGGATGTTGACTGCCGCTCCGCTCGCCACCACGCGGATGGCCTGCTTCGCCAGGGAGGGCACGTCCGAGAAAGAATTTCTCGCTGCACTCGGGAAAATGCGGGACTTGCGGCGTGTGGATGGGCGGTTGGAGTTGCTGGACGGTGCCGGTCGGGTGCTTTTAGCGATGGAGCCGTCGCAGGTCGGCCAAGCCAACGCAGGCACCGGCAAAAATAAGCCTTTTCCAGGGCGTCTCAAGTGCCAAAGCTGCGGCGTGCCGACCGCGGATCCGTGA
- a CDS encoding ABC transporter substrate-binding protein: MKRRNIQQALMKAGLNRREFGKVMAAAGATLVATSPTARRAFAAPNLTVFEWSGYDDPTLCQEFVDKHGEPPNYAIFAEEEEAYQKLRAGFKVDMSHPCTLSVARWRDSGLLKPIDTSRVPRWNEIPSDMLGAKGIQHDGKIWMMPFDWGNSTIIYRDDELPNAAQSYNLLLDPALRGRVSIFDSVDEAFVIAAGILGYESHMDLSDDEMQKCAEVLRELHKNIRFYWGDPTALQQSIAAGEILAAWAWTDSYISLRWEEVPVKFMFPTEGLSTWMCGFVLNADGPGDENLAYEYLNATLDPNVGKVLIDEWGYGHANAQSYKISESDLAKELGLTDDLTKFLKGTRFQGEIVPEKREKMIEIFETVKLGG; the protein is encoded by the coding sequence ATGAAACGGAGAAACATCCAACAGGCGCTGATGAAGGCGGGCTTGAACCGGCGCGAATTCGGCAAGGTCATGGCCGCTGCCGGAGCGACGCTGGTCGCGACATCGCCAACCGCGCGGCGCGCTTTCGCCGCACCGAACCTGACGGTCTTTGAATGGTCCGGCTACGACGATCCGACGCTCTGCCAAGAGTTCGTCGATAAGCACGGCGAGCCGCCCAACTATGCGATCTTTGCCGAGGAAGAGGAGGCCTACCAGAAGCTGCGCGCTGGCTTCAAGGTCGACATGTCTCATCCCTGCACCCTTTCGGTAGCGCGCTGGCGGGATTCCGGGCTCTTGAAGCCCATTGATACGAGCCGCGTACCCCGTTGGAACGAGATTCCCTCGGATATGCTGGGGGCCAAGGGCATCCAGCATGACGGCAAGATTTGGATGATGCCCTTCGATTGGGGAAATTCCACCATCATCTACCGAGACGACGAGTTGCCTAACGCAGCGCAGAGCTACAATCTCTTGCTCGATCCAGCCTTGCGCGGCCGCGTTTCGATCTTCGATTCGGTTGACGAGGCCTTCGTCATCGCGGCCGGTATCCTGGGCTACGAAAGCCACATGGATCTCAGCGACGACGAGATGCAGAAGTGCGCCGAAGTGCTGCGCGAGCTACATAAGAATATCCGCTTCTACTGGGGCGACCCGACGGCATTGCAACAGTCCATCGCCGCTGGTGAAATTCTCGCGGCCTGGGCCTGGACGGACAGCTACATCTCACTGCGCTGGGAAGAGGTGCCGGTCAAGTTCATGTTCCCGACGGAAGGCCTCTCGACCTGGATGTGCGGTTTCGTGCTGAACGCCGATGGGCCAGGTGACGAGAATCTTGCCTACGAATACCTCAATGCCACGCTGGACCCGAACGTCGGCAAGGTCTTGATCGATGAATGGGGTTACGGCCACGCGAACGCGCAATCCTACAAGATCTCCGAATCCGATCTGGCCAAGGAGCTTGGTCTAACCGACGACCTGACGAAGTTCCTCAAGGGAACTCGGTTCCAGGGTGAGATCGTGCCGGAGAAGCGCGAGAAGATGATTGAAATCTTCGAGACGGTTAAGCTGGGCGGTTGA
- a CDS encoding ABC transporter ATP-binding protein — MTNQTSDITRFIDIQQVTKNFSAVRAVDNVDLTIRRGEFFSLLGPSGCGKTTLLRMLAGFEAPSEGEIYIDQQPMSAVPPHLRPTNMVFQSYAIFPHLNVGQNIAYGLRKLRLPASDVQKQVEEMLALIKLPGYAERRADQLSGGQRQRVALARALIRQPKVLLLDEPLGALDKKLREQMQLELRELQERLGITFVFVTHDQEEALTMSDRIAVMHAGKILQVADPHGLYERPNCARVAAFIGSMNFAPAEVRGLEGDRLAVQAAGFGAVNASANGHAWNAGDRIMVAVRPEKLGLTTERPERQGLHSVNGKVAAAAYLGDRSHYYVKLEGVDSPLAVSAQNADRSVEGWLEAGVDVWVTWSDNALVVLPADQDG; from the coding sequence ATGACAAATCAAACCAGCGACATCACGCGCTTCATCGACATCCAACAAGTCACCAAGAACTTCAGTGCGGTCCGCGCCGTGGACAACGTCGACTTAACCATTCGTCGCGGCGAGTTCTTTTCGCTGTTGGGGCCGTCCGGCTGCGGCAAGACGACTTTGCTGCGCATGCTGGCAGGATTCGAAGCGCCCAGTGAAGGTGAAATCTATATCGACCAACAACCGATGTCGGCGGTTCCGCCACATCTGCGTCCCACGAATATGGTGTTTCAAAGCTACGCCATATTCCCGCATCTGAACGTGGGGCAGAACATAGCTTATGGCCTTCGCAAGTTGCGCCTGCCTGCCTCGGATGTCCAAAAGCAGGTTGAGGAGATGCTGGCGCTTATCAAGCTTCCCGGCTACGCCGAGCGGCGCGCAGACCAGCTTTCCGGTGGGCAGCGGCAGCGGGTAGCTCTGGCGCGCGCGCTGATTCGCCAGCCCAAGGTTCTGCTGCTCGATGAACCGCTCGGTGCCCTGGACAAGAAACTGCGCGAACAGATGCAGCTTGAGTTGCGAGAGTTACAGGAGCGGCTAGGCATCACCTTTGTGTTTGTAACCCACGATCAGGAAGAGGCCCTGACCATGTCGGACCGCATCGCGGTCATGCACGCGGGCAAAATCCTCCAGGTTGCCGACCCGCACGGACTCTACGAACGACCCAATTGCGCACGCGTCGCGGCGTTCATAGGCTCGATGAACTTCGCGCCGGCCGAAGTGCGCGGCCTGGAGGGCGACCGGCTGGCGGTTCAGGCCGCGGGATTCGGGGCGGTGAACGCTTCGGCCAATGGCCACGCCTGGAATGCTGGCGACAGAATCATGGTGGCCGTGCGTCCGGAGAAACTTGGTCTGACCACCGAGCGGCCCGAACGCCAGGGCCTGCATTCGGTCAACGGCAAGGTCGCCGCGGCGGCCTACCTTGGCGACCGCAGCCACTACTACGTCAAGCTTGAGGGCGTCGACAGTCCCCTGGCGGTCTCTGCGCAGAATGCCGACCGTAGCGTCGAGGGATGGCTCGAAGCCGGCGTCGATGTCTGGGTCACCTGGTCAGATAACGCATTGGTGGTCTTGCCCGCCGATCAGGACGGGTGA
- a CDS encoding acyl-CoA dehydrogenase family protein, with protein sequence MAYPLPASVRKQQKSVRTFVDQELIPHEIYAEMHEGEFPPGVQARLERQVSDLGLRAMNIPRDLGGGGLSFLEQAVVSEQIGRVTNGLGWIVTTPARCIVEAATPKQMKTWVEPTIRGDRSECYAITEAEAGSDVDAIRTTARPSSGGYFIDGEKWHVTSFNHADHLIVQAKIDGGPNDGAHALFFIDKDSQGVDVLRTPAYSHTYSHHHPVVAFNSVKVPAENLIGREGQGMNFTHDWFRYERLMIAARCCGAAERLIDEASSFAKERKAFGRPVIENQLIQAMLADSVTELWAARLMTYRLAEAHDAGEDVKLLHAQCSMAKLYASEMANRVADRAVQIFGGRGYMRENVAERFYRELRVDRIWEGTSEIQRIIIAGQLAKRGAGALVG encoded by the coding sequence TTGGCATACCCCTTGCCCGCATCGGTCCGAAAGCAACAGAAGAGCGTTCGCACGTTCGTGGATCAGGAGCTGATCCCGCACGAAATCTATGCGGAGATGCACGAAGGTGAGTTTCCGCCCGGCGTCCAGGCCCGGTTGGAACGGCAAGTCAGCGATCTCGGCTTGCGGGCAATGAACATTCCGCGCGATCTGGGCGGCGGCGGGCTGAGCTTCCTCGAACAGGCAGTGGTATCCGAGCAGATTGGGCGTGTGACCAACGGCCTGGGATGGATCGTCACCACGCCCGCCCGCTGTATCGTTGAGGCCGCGACCCCCAAGCAGATGAAAACCTGGGTGGAGCCGACAATCCGCGGCGACCGTAGCGAATGCTATGCGATTACCGAGGCCGAAGCAGGGTCGGATGTCGACGCTATACGTACAACGGCGCGACCGAGCAGCGGCGGCTATTTTATCGACGGCGAGAAGTGGCACGTAACAAGTTTCAATCACGCCGACCATCTGATTGTGCAGGCCAAGATCGACGGCGGACCAAACGATGGCGCCCACGCATTGTTTTTCATCGACAAGGACTCACAGGGCGTCGATGTGCTGCGCACGCCGGCCTACAGCCACACCTATAGCCACCATCATCCGGTGGTCGCCTTCAATTCGGTGAAGGTACCCGCCGAGAATCTGATTGGGCGGGAAGGCCAGGGCATGAACTTCACGCATGACTGGTTCCGCTACGAGCGTCTCATGATCGCCGCTCGCTGCTGCGGCGCTGCCGAGCGCCTGATCGACGAGGCCAGCAGCTTTGCCAAAGAGCGAAAGGCGTTCGGTCGGCCGGTCATCGAAAATCAGTTGATCCAGGCCATGCTGGCGGACAGCGTAACGGAGCTTTGGGCGGCGCGCCTCATGACCTATCGTCTGGCAGAGGCCCATGACGCAGGAGAAGACGTGAAGTTGCTGCACGCGCAATGCTCGATGGCCAAGCTCTATGCTTCGGAAATGGCAAACCGGGTCGCCGACAGGGCTGTACAGATATTCGGCGGTCGCGGCTACATGCGCGAGAACGTCGCCGAGCGGTTTTACCGTGAATTGCGGGTCGATCGCATCTGGGAAGGCACAAGTGAAATCCAGCGCATCATTATCGCCGGACAGTTGGCAAAGCGGGGTGCGGGTGCGCTAGTTGGGTAA